A genomic segment from Anaerolineae bacterium encodes:
- a CDS encoding YfhO family protein, translating to MILLYLSFLLLAVATSFARLRRSAVALDLSAWLLLGFMAVGFHWRLVTGDAFAPAGGGDLASFLYPYYTFAARSLQRGQIPLWNPYVFSGMPFIGDVQNGLLYPPNLALFLLQPRLTYPDMQAMSVLHLWLAGGLTFTCLHHLPGLGLGRGPALLGATAFMFSDIFVMHFGNLNLIAVAAWLPLVFLLFAQSLERQSAALAGWAGATLGISALAGHIQPTIYNGLFLALLALHRTWVGVMARQGRRGLWPLALLLVAAMVAAAVSAPVMVPSLVLSGHTVRADFTYWQASRYSLTPFRTLGLLIPDLTGRDPSQYWGLGDRVETGYLGLLPLLLALFATWRLVHRPWARFFSLAAVFFFALALGDTLPVHGWLFRLVPGLGLLRAPARALYLTDFALAGLAAMACHSLAQSSGARLRRSSARFARAIARVALYALPAALAASLLALLLLQDRDPVIFARAWGVVGSLSRAALFLSASLAVLCSVPLLLPVRRQTWMGAAIALTFLDLFSAGAYLDLGRSSPATAFQHQEAVSFLKTDPYPHRVDVDPSAWSLWPPNLGCVHEIEHVRGVPNPMELARYQSFLELTGDRSSRLYQLLGAKYLVVAKGVVPPEHNFVPAFGEDPEVDIYLNTAAYPLAVVVPASVSAAGPEESAGIVSAPDFDPTGVVVLEGEAPQVAATSPDPDLHFSVWQPDRIGLGIAVREDTYLVLSLPFAPGWSATLDGNPVPVWPADLAFTAVHVPTGSHTIELVYRPPLLVPSLLLAVAALGATVGLTARERRR from the coding sequence TTGATCCTTCTCTACCTGTCGTTCTTGCTCCTAGCTGTCGCCACTTCTTTCGCGCGGCTCCGTCGGTCGGCCGTAGCACTGGACCTAAGCGCCTGGCTGCTCCTCGGGTTCATGGCCGTAGGCTTTCACTGGCGGCTGGTGACCGGCGACGCTTTCGCTCCGGCTGGCGGGGGCGACCTAGCCTCCTTCCTCTACCCGTACTACACCTTCGCCGCTCGCTCCTTGCAGCGGGGGCAGATTCCCCTGTGGAATCCCTACGTCTTCTCCGGTATGCCGTTCATTGGCGATGTCCAGAATGGCTTGCTCTACCCGCCCAACTTGGCCCTGTTCCTGTTGCAGCCCCGTCTCACCTATCCCGACATGCAGGCCATGAGCGTGCTTCATCTCTGGCTCGCCGGCGGGCTCACCTTCACCTGTCTGCACCATCTTCCCGGGCTTGGCCTAGGCAGAGGTCCCGCCCTCCTCGGTGCCACCGCCTTCATGTTCTCCGACATATTCGTGATGCACTTCGGCAACCTCAACCTGATCGCGGTGGCCGCCTGGCTTCCCCTGGTATTCCTGCTGTTCGCTCAGTCGCTGGAGCGGCAATCGGCGGCGCTGGCCGGCTGGGCAGGGGCGACATTGGGGATATCGGCTCTGGCCGGCCACATTCAACCCACGATCTACAACGGTCTGTTCCTGGCGCTGCTGGCCCTACACCGCACCTGGGTAGGAGTGATGGCTCGCCAGGGAAGGCGGGGGCTCTGGCCTCTGGCCCTTCTGCTGGTCGCCGCCATGGTGGCGGCAGCCGTGTCTGCCCCCGTCATGGTGCCGTCTCTGGTGCTCAGCGGTCACACCGTTCGCGCTGATTTCACCTACTGGCAAGCCTCGCGTTACTCCCTAACGCCGTTTCGCACCCTGGGCCTCTTGATTCCCGACCTGACCGGAAGGGATCCGTCCCAATACTGGGGCTTGGGTGATCGTGTCGAGACGGGCTACCTCGGACTGCTGCCGCTGCTTCTGGCCCTCTTTGCCACCTGGCGACTGGTTCATCGCCCTTGGGCCCGGTTCTTCTCCCTGGCGGCTGTCTTCTTCTTCGCCCTGGCCCTGGGCGATACCCTCCCGGTCCACGGCTGGCTGTTCCGGTTGGTGCCCGGACTGGGGCTGCTCCGGGCCCCGGCGAGGGCGCTGTACCTGACCGACTTCGCCCTGGCGGGCCTGGCGGCGATGGCCTGCCACTCCCTAGCCCAGTCCAGCGGCGCCCGCCTACGACGCTCGTCGGCGCGGTTCGCCAGGGCAATTGCTCGGGTGGCCCTGTATGCCTTGCCTGCTGCCCTTGCGGCCTCCCTGCTGGCCCTTCTGCTGCTCCAGGACCGTGACCCGGTGATTTTCGCCCGCGCCTGGGGTGTGGTTGGCAGCCTGTCGCGGGCAGCGCTGTTCCTGAGTGCCTCACTCGCCGTGTTGTGCAGTGTGCCGCTACTGCTACCCGTTCGACGCCAGACCTGGATGGGAGCGGCCATTGCCCTCACGTTCCTGGACCTGTTCTCCGCCGGGGCGTACCTTGACCTTGGTCGCTCCAGCCCGGCGACTGCGTTCCAGCATCAAGAAGCGGTGAGCTTCCTCAAGACGGATCCTTACCCGCACCGAGTCGACGTGGACCCGAGTGCGTGGTCCCTCTGGCCGCCTAACCTCGGCTGCGTGCACGAAATCGAGCACGTCCGCGGGGTCCCCAATCCCATGGAGCTGGCCCGCTACCAAAGCTTCCTGGAGCTCACCGGGGACCGCAGCTCGAGGCTCTACCAACTCCTAGGAGCCAAGTACCTGGTGGTGGCTAAGGGCGTGGTTCCGCCCGAGCACAACTTCGTGCCTGCTTTCGGGGAGGACCCCGAGGTAGACATCTACCTGAACACCGCAGCCTACCCCCTGGCCGTCGTGGTCCCGGCGTCAGTGTCGGCCGCAGGTCCGGAGGAGTCGGCGGGCATCGTCTCGGCCCCCGACTTTGACCCGACGGGCGTTGTGGTGCTTGAGGGTGAGGCCCCCCAGGTAGCGGCCACGAGTCCTGACCCGGATCTGCACTTCTCGGTCTGGCAGCCGGACCGGATTGGCCTCGGCATAGCGGTACGCGAAGATACCTACCTCGTTCTCTCCCTTCCCTTCGCCCCAGGCTGGAGCGCTACCCTCGATGGCAACCCCGTGCCGGTCTGGCCCGCCGACCTGGCGTTCACCGCGGTGCACGTGCCGACTGGTAGCCACACTATCGAGCTCGTCTACCGTCCACCGCTACTAGTGCCTTCGCTCCTTCTGGCTGTGGCCGCACTGGGAGCGACCGTGGGGCTCACAGCCCGCGAGAGGCGCCGGTAG
- a CDS encoding response regulator — MPRERILVVDDEPDVLRVCERILVGNGYMVSTVGSGFEAVQLASAQHFDCLLTDIKMPGMDGLDVAEAARSVNQHLVCIIMTGYSTMDTAIEALRLGVEEFIIKPFSPQDLITAVSRALEKERLRQESARLRALLPLFEANKVFMSTTELPRLAQQVVNTAIAELRADRAVLFLGEEPATDATGIGGFRPVAMHGVHRSELKAWAAAVEGASLGEGAAILPETAVPEALRGVNGSSLLACNIHSKKGAIGVLVLKHDEPHRVFGEADREFLSVLCSQAGIAFENAALFEELRHAYEDLKQLDYMKSEFISIAAHELRTPLAILMGYAGILEGMVSPDQKPFAGIILRSAQRLRALLDEMLDLESLERGASLMRLEAINLAEVVEETVEALRPLADNRGHTIRVVLPEGGLRLTTDRDKLGMILTNLVSNAIKFTHSGGQIEIRATERSGFVQVDVEDNGIGIAPSEWERIFERFYQVEDSLTREHEGMGLGLSIAKGMVELLGGRIWLDSRVGVGSTFSFSIPISLRQTDDNAS; from the coding sequence ATGCCCCGAGAGCGCATTCTGGTCGTCGACGACGAGCCAGATGTCCTACGGGTATGCGAGCGTATCCTGGTGGGCAATGGCTACATGGTCAGCACCGTTGGGAGTGGCTTCGAGGCTGTCCAGCTGGCCAGCGCTCAGCACTTCGATTGCCTGCTCACCGACATCAAGATGCCTGGCATGGACGGCCTCGATGTCGCCGAAGCCGCCCGGTCGGTGAACCAACACCTGGTGTGTATCATCATGACCGGCTACAGCACCATGGATACGGCCATCGAGGCGCTCAGGCTGGGGGTTGAGGAGTTCATCATCAAGCCTTTCAGCCCTCAGGACCTTATCACCGCGGTGTCACGGGCGCTGGAAAAGGAGCGACTACGGCAGGAGAGCGCCCGACTGCGCGCTCTGCTGCCCCTGTTCGAGGCCAACAAGGTCTTCATGTCCACCACGGAGCTTCCCCGTCTGGCCCAGCAGGTGGTCAATACCGCCATCGCCGAGCTAAGGGCAGATCGAGCGGTGCTGTTCCTGGGAGAAGAGCCCGCGACTGACGCAACGGGCATCGGTGGCTTCCGGCCCGTAGCGATGCACGGCGTCCACCGCTCGGAGCTGAAGGCCTGGGCCGCTGCCGTCGAAGGGGCCAGCCTGGGAGAGGGGGCGGCGATTCTGCCCGAGACGGCGGTGCCAGAAGCGCTGCGGGGAGTCAACGGCTCCAGCCTTCTAGCCTGCAATATCCACTCGAAGAAGGGAGCTATCGGCGTTCTGGTTCTGAAGCACGATGAGCCGCACAGGGTCTTCGGGGAGGCAGACAGGGAGTTCCTCTCTGTGCTATGCAGCCAGGCCGGGATCGCCTTCGAGAATGCCGCTCTGTTCGAGGAGCTCAGGCATGCCTACGAGGATCTGAAGCAGCTAGACTACATGAAGAGTGAGTTCATCAGCATCGCCGCCCACGAGCTGCGCACGCCCCTCGCCATCCTGATGGGATACGCCGGCATCCTGGAAGGGATGGTTTCACCGGACCAGAAGCCGTTCGCCGGCATCATCCTGCGAAGCGCTCAGCGTCTGAGGGCACTGCTGGACGAGATGCTCGACCTGGAGTCCCTGGAACGAGGCGCATCCTTGATGCGCCTAGAAGCGATCAACCTGGCCGAAGTGGTGGAGGAGACGGTCGAGGCTCTCCGCCCCCTGGCCGATAACCGCGGGCACACAATTCGAGTGGTGCTGCCCGAGGGTGGGTTGCGGCTGACCACCGACCGCGACAAGCTTGGCATGATCCTCACTAACCTGGTCTCCAACGCCATCAAGTTCACGCACAGCGGGGGACAGATCGAGATACGGGCCACCGAGCGGAGCGGATTCGTGCAGGTGGACGTAGAGGACAACGGCATCGGGATCGCCCCATCCGAGTGGGAGCGGATCTTCGAGCGTTTCTACCAGGTCGAGGACTCCCTCACTCGGGAGCACGAGGGCATGGGCCTAGGCCTGAGCATCGCCAAGGGAATGGTAGAGCTACTGGGAGGCCGCATCTGGCTGGACAGCCGAGTGGGCGTCGGCAGCACGTTCAGCTTCTCCATCCCCATATCGCTCAGGCAGACCGACGACAACGCTAGTTAG
- the groEL gene encoding chaperonin GroEL produces MASRPDVLFGRKALAEFRRGFTEMAELAAVTYGPRAGLVVHQADLRREPEFIGDAATISRRIIALPGAARDAGAMLARHFIWKVRQDVGDGSAMSAVLAGAILTEATRLMAAGYNPQLLRRGIDRAVNAVCARLSEMATPLQGEDDYAALASAITGNPALGRVIGEAVDLVGADGAITVEEFTAPYLEREYVEGARLRWGLLSPHFETDTIRHEAILEQPFVYVTSNKLQGARDIIPVINIVKEAGGKSLLVVADQLQADALAILLVNNQKGELRCAAVKVEALGEQRVPSMEDVAVLTGGRILLAQQGLGSQDVRLEDLGRARRVIVRRKETIIAGGAGSSADIRQRIRQIRQEMKLSDLSEDTYKKLRERLSHLSAGVAILKIGAFGEKERKALREQVENTLLVISASAEEGMVPGGGAALLACTSALRRLRANGDESLGVAIVERALEEPIRRLAMSAGHHPPLVINAARRRGPGYGFDVLSERVVDMRRAGISDPAKVVKAALTTAASAANMTLTTAALVLHRKPETVMEP; encoded by the coding sequence ATGGCTTCACGCCCGGACGTTCTTTTCGGCCGGAAGGCGCTCGCCGAGTTCCGGCGGGGTTTCACCGAGATGGCTGAGCTAGCAGCAGTCACCTATGGCCCGCGCGCGGGGCTCGTCGTACACCAGGCCGACCTCCGCCGCGAGCCTGAGTTCATCGGCGATGCCGCCACCATCAGCCGGCGCATCATCGCCCTTCCCGGAGCCGCCCGAGACGCGGGGGCCATGCTGGCCCGCCATTTCATCTGGAAGGTGCGGCAGGATGTCGGTGATGGGAGTGCCATGTCGGCGGTGCTGGCAGGAGCCATACTCACCGAGGCCACTCGCCTCATGGCCGCTGGCTACAACCCTCAGCTCCTCCGCCGCGGCATCGACCGGGCCGTGAACGCCGTCTGCGCCCGACTCAGCGAGATGGCCACTCCTCTGCAAGGAGAGGACGACTACGCCGCCCTGGCCTCAGCCATTACCGGCAACCCGGCGCTAGGCCGGGTCATCGGCGAGGCGGTGGACCTAGTGGGGGCAGATGGGGCCATCACGGTGGAGGAGTTCACCGCTCCCTACTTGGAGAGGGAGTACGTCGAGGGGGCTCGTCTGCGCTGGGGGCTCCTCTCACCCCACTTTGAGACCGATACCATTCGGCATGAGGCTATCCTGGAGCAGCCGTTCGTGTATGTGACCAGCAACAAGCTCCAGGGCGCCCGCGATATCATCCCCGTCATCAACATCGTGAAAGAGGCCGGGGGCAAGTCGCTCCTGGTGGTGGCCGATCAGTTGCAGGCCGACGCCCTGGCCATTCTGTTGGTGAACAATCAGAAGGGCGAACTCAGATGCGCGGCCGTGAAGGTCGAGGCTCTCGGCGAACAGCGCGTCCCCTCCATGGAGGACGTTGCCGTACTGACTGGGGGCAGGATATTACTCGCCCAGCAGGGCCTTGGGTCGCAGGACGTCCGGCTGGAGGACCTGGGTCGGGCCCGGCGGGTGATCGTGCGCCGGAAGGAGACCATCATCGCCGGAGGGGCGGGCTCGTCAGCCGACATCCGCCAGCGCATCCGCCAGATTCGACAGGAGATGAAGCTCAGCGACCTGAGCGAGGACACCTACAAGAAGCTCCGGGAACGCCTCTCCCACCTGAGCGCGGGCGTCGCCATCCTCAAGATCGGCGCCTTCGGGGAGAAAGAGAGAAAGGCGCTGAGGGAGCAGGTGGAGAACACGCTCCTGGTCATCTCCGCCTCCGCCGAGGAGGGAATGGTCCCCGGAGGCGGGGCGGCTCTGCTGGCCTGCACCTCGGCGCTGCGGCGGCTGAGGGCCAACGGCGATGAGAGCCTGGGTGTCGCCATCGTGGAAAGGGCCCTGGAAGAGCCGATCAGGCGCCTGGCCATGAGTGCGGGCCACCACCCACCTCTGGTCATTAATGCCGCCCGACGTCGGGGCCCTGGATATGGCTTTGACGTCTTGAGCGAGCGAGTGGTTGACATGCGGCGGGCTGGCATCAGCGACCCGGCCAAGGTGGTCAAAGCGGCACTGACTACAGCCGCCAGCGCCGCCAACATGACCCTGACTACCGCGGCTCTGGTGCTGCACCGGAAGCCAGAGACCGTGATGGAGCCTTAG
- a CDS encoding dihydrodipicolinate reductase, translating into MEAPVRVAAYGLGPIGRAIAAAAAAKKSLDLVGAVDVAPDIAGRPLSDVVAGGPRGISVAPSLARLLDACQPEVVLHATGSYLDRVYPQFQELVQAGLNVVSTCEDASYPTTVQARLLTEQLDRACKEAGVRVLATGINPGFAMDVWPLVVSAAQARVDRILVRRVVDASTRREPLQRKIGAGMTAEEFRKEVAARRLGHVGLEASALLLAKGLGRRVLEQSGSIEPVLADREVVTEYFQVPPGRVVGLRQELRCQLSGGAQMILHLEMFLGAPEPVDEVTIEGDHEAQVKVVGGFPGDTATAAVVTNAVLPSLRCPPGYLTMLDLPFFGCMP; encoded by the coding sequence ATGGAAGCACCGGTGAGAGTAGCGGCGTACGGGCTGGGCCCCATCGGCAGAGCGATAGCCGCAGCTGCAGCAGCAAAGAAGTCGCTGGACCTAGTGGGGGCAGTAGACGTGGCACCCGACATCGCCGGCCGCCCGCTGAGTGACGTGGTCGCCGGAGGGCCTCGGGGCATCAGCGTAGCGCCTTCGCTCGCTAGACTGCTGGATGCTTGCCAGCCCGAGGTGGTGTTGCACGCTACCGGCTCCTACCTGGACCGAGTCTACCCCCAGTTCCAGGAACTGGTCCAGGCAGGGCTTAACGTCGTCTCCACCTGTGAGGATGCCAGCTACCCGACCACGGTTCAGGCGCGGTTGCTGACGGAGCAGCTCGACCGGGCGTGCAAGGAGGCGGGCGTGCGCGTCCTTGCCACAGGAATCAACCCCGGTTTCGCCATGGATGTGTGGCCGCTGGTGGTAAGTGCTGCTCAGGCTCGAGTGGACCGGATCCTGGTGCGGCGGGTGGTGGACGCGTCCACCCGACGCGAGCCTCTACAGCGCAAGATCGGCGCAGGCATGACAGCGGAGGAGTTCCGCAAGGAGGTAGCCGCACGGCGGCTCGGCCACGTAGGGCTGGAGGCATCCGCCCTGCTGCTGGCCAAGGGCCTGGGGCGGCGGGTGCTGGAACAGAGCGGGAGCATAGAGCCGGTGCTGGCTGACCGAGAGGTGGTCACGGAGTACTTCCAGGTGCCGCCGGGTCGGGTGGTTGGCCTGCGCCAGGAGCTGCGCTGCCAGCTGAGCGGCGGAGCGCAGATGATACTGCACCTGGAGATGTTCCTTGGGGCTCCCGAACCGGTGGACGAGGTGACCATCGAGGGGGATCACGAGGCTCAGGTGAAGGTGGTCGGTGGATTCCCTGGGGACACAGCCACTGCCGCCGTGGTCACCAACGCCGTGCTGCCCTCCCTGCGCTGCCCTCCTGGGTACCTCACTATGCTCGATCTGCCGTTCTTCGGCTGTATGCCTTAG